The Vibrio tritonius genomic sequence GTTTGGCTTCTTTTGAAGCGAATAGGGGTTCTTGATTATGCTCTATCCAGTTCACTTTTTCTGGCAGTGTTGCACCAATAGCAACTTGGGTTGAGCTAGCCAAAAGGGCAAAAGTAACCAATGCGAGTTTGTTCATCACGACAGTCCTTGTCATCTGCTTTGTCATAACAGAAAAATTAGTTGTAACGGGTAAAATGTTTAGGGTCGAAGGCGGTGCGAATGGCTTCACCAATAAATGTGACCATCACCAAGACACTGACAATGGCCGTCACTACTGAAGTGACAATCCAAGGAGAGTCTAAGTTGGATTTTCCTTGTTGAAGTAATTCTCCCCATGAGGGTGTTGGCGGCATTAGCCCCAGCCCTAAATAATCTAATGCGGTTAGAGCGGTGATATTGGCAGCGATAGTAAAGGGAGCCAAAGTCACTATCATCACCATGGTGTTGGGCAATATGTGCCTAAAAATGATTCTGGTGGTGGAAGCGCCTAATGCCCGAGCAGAGACCACATAATCACGTGCGGCTTCTTTGTAGGTCATGGTTCGCATATACCAGGTGATGCCAATCCAACCAAACAGTACGTTAATGGCAACAAAGAGCGTAAATGTGGGTTGAATAATCGATACCAGTATCATGATCACGTAGAGAAATGGCACCATCGACCACACTTCAATTAAACGCTGAACAAACAGATCAAACTTCCCGCCAATAAATCCCATCAAACAGCCTACTGTCACGCCAATCGCGTAGGATGCCGCCATAGTGAGTAACGCAAAACCAATGGCGGTGCGAAACCCGTAAACCAAGCGCGCTAATATATCTCGGCCCACAACATCAGTGCCCAAGTAGTGTTGCTGCTCAGCATTAGGCGGGGTTGGGGGATAACTACCGTTAAAATCTTGTTCGTAAGGATTCCAAGGGATGAGCGGCATCAACACATAGTTGTCCCCGCCTTGTTGTTGAAACTGAGCTTGGAGTTGACGGTAATTGGTTTCTCCCGGGGTTTTCTGGCCAAAAAACTGGCCTTGATACACGTCGCTAAATACGGGGAAGTAATAGTGATGATTATAATGTACCACCAGTGCTCGGCTATTTATGATGAGTTCGGCAATTAATGACAATAAAATAAGTAATGAGAGAATGATAAACGAGTAATAACCCCGTTTTATCTTTTTAAAATTGCGTATTTTGTTTAATGTTATTGGGCTAAGCGACATCTTTACTACCCTTCAAATTTGACACGAGGATCAACCAGAGCGACAGCAATATCCGAAAGAATATTTCCTACCATCAAAAGAATGGCATTGATGGCGACAATGCCCATAACTACTGGATAGTCACGTTCAACAATAGACTCATAGCCAAGCAATCCGATGCCATCAATATTAAAGATAACTTCGATAAGAAAGGAACCTGTCATAAAAAAGAGCAGAGAGTTACCAAAATGACTAGCTATCGGGATTAAACTATTGCGCAGTGCGTGCTTTCTGATCGCCGTTTTAAATGGCAAACCTTTAGCAATAGCAGTACGTATATAATCAGAAGAAAGCTGTTCCATTAAATTGTTTTTCATAGTCATGGTTAATGTGGCGAAATCACCAATCAGATAACAAATAAGGGGTAATACCGCATGCCATAAGATATCTTTCACCCTTTCATAATTGGAACCAAGATCATCGTAATTATCGCTAGTAAATCCTCCCATCGGAAACCACTCTAATTGATAACCAAAGAGCGTAATAAGCAAAATACCAACGATATAACCGGGAAGTGCGTAGCCAATAAAAATGGAGATCGATGAACCTGAATCAAACCAAGACCCATGTTTTAATGCTTTCCAATAGCCGAGTGGAATTGATATTAAGTAGCTAATAAAAAACGTCATCGCGCCGTAAAAGAGGGATATGGGTAATCGCTCCATGATCATATCCGTCACAGGTTCGTAGTAACGTGTTGATTCTCCGAGGTCTAAATGAACGAGTTTGGTTAGCCAATTAAGGTAGGCAGAGGGAATTGGCTCATTAAGCCCATAGAATTCATTGAGTTCGTTGAGTTGGTCTGCAGACAACGCATTAGAATGACTTACTTGGGCTGAACGAGCGCCGTCACCATGAAATTGCATCTTGGAGATCATGCGTTCTACAGGGCCACCCGGTACAAAGCGAGTAATGGAAAATATGAGAATCGTGATACCTAAGAAGGTAGGTATAATAAGGCAAAGTCGCCTTATAAAATAAGAC encodes the following:
- a CDS encoding ABC transporter permease subunit; amino-acid sequence: MSLSPITLNKIRNFKKIKRGYYSFIILSLLILLSLIAELIINSRALVVHYNHHYYFPVFSDVYQGQFFGQKTPGETNYRQLQAQFQQQGGDNYVLMPLIPWNPYEQDFNGSYPPTPPNAEQQHYLGTDVVGRDILARLVYGFRTAIGFALLTMAASYAIGVTVGCLMGFIGGKFDLFVQRLIEVWSMVPFLYVIMILVSIIQPTFTLFVAINVLFGWIGITWYMRTMTYKEAARDYVVSARALGASTTRIIFRHILPNTMVMIVTLAPFTIAANITALTALDYLGLGLMPPTPSWGELLQQGKSNLDSPWIVTSVVTAIVSVLVMVTFIGEAIRTAFDPKHFTRYN
- a CDS encoding ABC transporter permease subunit, with protein sequence MLSYFIRRLCLIIPTFLGITILIFSITRFVPGGPVERMISKMQFHGDGARSAQVSHSNALSADQLNELNEFYGLNEPIPSAYLNWLTKLVHLDLGESTRYYEPVTDMIMERLPISLFYGAMTFFISYLISIPLGYWKALKHGSWFDSGSSISIFIGYALPGYIVGILLITLFGYQLEWFPMGGFTSDNYDDLGSNYERVKDILWHAVLPLICYLIGDFATLTMTMKNNLMEQLSSDYIRTAIAKGLPFKTAIRKHALRNSLIPIASHFGNSLLFFMTGSFLIEVIFNIDGIGLLGYESIVERDYPVVMGIVAINAILLMVGNILSDIAVALVDPRVKFEG